From Rutidosis leptorrhynchoides isolate AG116_Rl617_1_P2 chromosome 3, CSIRO_AGI_Rlap_v1, whole genome shotgun sequence, a single genomic window includes:
- the LOC139897690 gene encoding homeobox-leucine zipper protein ATHB-13-like, with translation MSCNGMAFFPTNFMLQSDSGHEDDHITPHTLSPILQPCTTTQDFHGVASFLGKKSIPYANEICDQETNNGDDDLSDDGLLGNEKKRRLNMEQVKTLERNFELGNKLDPERKMQLARALGLQPRQIAIWFQNRRARWKTKQLEKDYDVLKKQYDTIKAQNDSLVSQNHKLHVEIMALKNKEPTESINLNIKETEGSCSNRSENSSEIKLDISRTPAIDSPYQHQQQPIPNLFQSSIIDRSHHQIFHNLSSRATDNDHQNHLHDHKIDQSVNVKEESLCNMFGNIEDQSGFWPWLEHQQQFS, from the exons ATGAGTTGCAATGGAATGGCTTTCTTCCCTACCAATTTCATGTTACAATCAGACTCTGGTCATGAAGATGACCATATTACCCCTCACACTCTTTCTCCAATTCTCCAACCTTGCACCACTACTCAGGACTTTCATG GAGTAGCTTCATTCTTGGGAAAAAAATCAATTCCATATGCCAATGAAATATGTGATCAAGAAACAAATAATGGTGATGACGATTTATCGGATGATGGGTTACTTGGAAATGAGAAAAAGAGAAGATTAAACATGGAACAAGTGAAAACACTTGAAAGAAACTTTGAGTTGGGAAATAAACTTGATCCTGAGAGGAAAATGCAGCTAGCAAGGGCACTTGGGTTGCAACCAAGACAAATTGCTATATGGTTTCAAAATAGAAGGGCAAGATGGAAGACTAAACAATTAGAAAAAGATTATGATGTGCTCAAGAAACAATATGATACAATCAAGGCTCAAAATGACTCACTTGTGTCTCAAAACCATAAACTTCATGTTGAG ATAATGGCACTTAAGAACAAGGAACCAACAGAATCAATCAACCTCAATATTAAGGAAACAGAAGGTTCTTGCAGCAACAGAAGTGAGAATAGTTCTGAGATCAAACTAGACATCTCAAGAACACCAGCAATCGATAGCCCGTATCAACATCAGCAACAACCAATCCCTAATCTCTTTCAATCATCCATTATTGATAGATCTCATCATCAGATCTTCCATAATTTATCATCAAGAGCAACGGATAATGATCATCAAAATCATTTACATGACCATAAAATCGATCAATCGGTTAACGTTAAAGAAGAAAGTTTGTGCAATATGTTTGGTAATATTGAAGATCAATCTGGGTTTTGGCCATGGTTAGAACATCAACAACAGTTCAGTTAA